A window of the Schlesneria paludicola DSM 18645 genome harbors these coding sequences:
- a CDS encoding MgtC/SapB family protein, translating to MVIPAIAMLLRMGTSTILGAAIGYERERSGHPAGLRTHLLVALASTTFMLVSTQFVYFQTYRKEDLIAVDTSRIAASVVTGIGFLGAGAIIRNGINVQGLTTAASLWLVAAIGLAAGAGMYTVAIVATLTALFCLTILRQIEGLRWHVCQRQIEIVGKKPLLNRHLIQNELKTLGHVVKDLECDDNLAQNELRLTFELRFSTEHAVEPLLTKLESLPGIMSIKLIRTG from the coding sequence ATGGTGATCCCCGCCATTGCGATGTTGCTCCGCATGGGCACCAGCACGATCTTGGGAGCCGCAATCGGATACGAGCGAGAACGAAGCGGCCATCCCGCTGGCCTTCGGACGCATCTGCTCGTCGCCCTGGCATCCACGACATTCATGCTCGTTTCAACCCAGTTCGTGTACTTCCAAACCTACCGTAAAGAGGACCTCATTGCGGTTGACACTTCGCGAATCGCGGCCAGTGTCGTCACCGGAATCGGGTTCCTGGGCGCCGGCGCGATCATCCGCAACGGGATCAACGTACAGGGACTCACCACTGCCGCCAGCCTTTGGCTGGTCGCTGCAATTGGTCTGGCCGCGGGTGCCGGAATGTACACGGTCGCGATTGTCGCCACCTTGACGGCCCTCTTTTGCCTGACGATCTTGCGTCAAATCGAAGGACTTCGCTGGCATGTCTGTCAAAGACAGATCGAGATCGTCGGCAAGAAACCGCTTCTGAACCGTCATCTGATTCAGAACGAACTCAAAACATTGGGACACGTCGTCAAAGATTTGGAATGCGACGACAACCTTGCACAAAACGAACTTCGCCTGACGTTCGAACTGCGATTCTCAACCGAACACGCGGTCGAACCTCTGCTCACAAAGCTCGAATCCCTACCCGGAATCATGAGCATCAAGCTGATCCGCACTGGTTGA
- the sixA gene encoding phosphohistidine phosphatase SixA, with protein MLRLWLARHGEAVDPDVAASDFDRTLTPAGRRRLASSIQWLIAREQPPELILHSPLVRARQTAEVIAEEIGADSSLVRVSQRLAPGLSTDELLSSLSSTAMERVVCVGHQPDMSRCLAEMLGGGRIQFSPGTVACIDFNGPILRSAGVLRWLLDPHWFG; from the coding sequence ATGCTTCGACTTTGGCTCGCTCGACACGGCGAAGCAGTGGACCCCGATGTTGCGGCGTCAGATTTCGACAGAACTCTGACGCCCGCAGGTCGGCGGCGGCTTGCGAGCTCAATCCAGTGGCTGATTGCCCGCGAACAGCCTCCCGAGCTAATTTTGCATAGTCCCCTGGTTCGAGCTCGACAGACCGCAGAGGTGATCGCCGAAGAAATCGGTGCGGACTCCTCACTCGTTCGTGTGAGCCAGCGGCTGGCGCCAGGCCTTAGCACCGACGAGCTTCTAAGCTCTCTATCCAGCACCGCGATGGAACGAGTCGTCTGTGTGGGCCATCAGCCCGACATGAGCCGATGCCTGGCGGAAATGCTGGGTGGGGGACGAATCCAGTTTTCGCCCGGTACAGTGGCCTGCATCGATTTCAACGGCCCCATCCTTCGGAGTGCAGGTGTCCTTCGCTGGCTGCTTGATCCGCACTGGTTTGGATAA
- a CDS encoding metallophosphoesterase gives MYDLIGDIHGHADALVQLLQLLGYQSHEGIYRHPERKVIFLGDFIDRGPQIQKVLKIVQQMVAAGTAYAVMGNHELNAIAYHTEDRNAPGEFLRRHSPSNNHQHRQTVEQLTPDELKFYLEWFRTLPMWLELEGLRAVHACWDDRAIARVRQDHPNDQPLLPSFLQSACRPGNELFDAVETLLKGKEAPLPGMAFFRDKEGHVRRNVRVRWYLSPERHTIRSYAMTDEIESDHQLDEASIAAAVPYPSDAPPVFCGHYWLAPIRPEILAPNVACLDFSVAKGGFLCAYRWQGEHRLANEHFVWTNQPGNDDAIPNV, from the coding sequence ATGTATGACTTGATTGGCGATATTCATGGACATGCCGATGCACTTGTCCAACTTCTTCAACTGCTGGGATATCAAAGTCACGAAGGCATCTATCGGCACCCCGAGCGGAAGGTGATCTTTCTAGGGGACTTCATCGATCGCGGCCCGCAAATCCAAAAAGTTCTGAAGATCGTTCAACAGATGGTCGCTGCCGGAACCGCCTATGCCGTGATGGGAAACCACGAACTCAACGCGATCGCCTACCACACCGAAGACCGAAACGCACCGGGTGAATTTCTGAGGCGACATTCTCCTTCCAACAATCACCAACATCGCCAGACTGTCGAGCAACTGACGCCGGACGAACTCAAGTTCTACCTCGAATGGTTTCGCACCCTGCCGATGTGGCTCGAACTTGAAGGACTTCGAGCGGTCCACGCCTGCTGGGACGATCGCGCCATCGCACGGGTTCGTCAGGACCACCCCAACGATCAGCCGTTGCTGCCATCGTTTCTACAGTCCGCCTGCCGACCGGGGAATGAGTTATTTGACGCCGTCGAGACTCTGCTGAAAGGGAAAGAAGCTCCCTTGCCGGGAATGGCATTCTTCCGCGACAAGGAAGGGCACGTGCGTCGCAATGTCCGAGTCCGCTGGTATTTGTCACCCGAACGCCACACGATTCGCAGTTACGCAATGACCGACGAAATCGAATCAGACCATCAGCTCGATGAGGCCTCGATCGCGGCAGCGGTTCCTTATCCGTCCGACGCGCCACCCGTGTTTTGCGGACACTACTGGCTGGCGCCGATTCGTCCGGAGATCCTGGCCCCGAACGTGGCCTGCCTCGACTTCAGTGTGGCCAAAGGCGGGTTTCTCTGTGCCTATCGCTGGCAGGGAGAACACCGTCTGGCGAACGAGCACTTCGTCTGGACAAATCAGCCCGGCAATGACGACGCTATTCCCAACGTGTAG
- a CDS encoding glucuronyl esterase domain-containing protein: protein MYSNLRCWIAFGLCLVCRTSVGLEFPEFAALPDRAELPDPLVMLDGTRITTANDWNEKRRPELKALFQHYMYGFLPPKPQAMVLEEVLFTDDQFLGGKATMSECRLAFKGPDLTHRMHVLVVVPNQRTKPAPVFLAMNFCGNHAMVNHPKIHVPEGWVYKSCGGQVNERATEAGRGTQAHDWNVDLIIEHGYAFACFRSADLDPDTPEFSDGIEPAFYAPGQTSPRPDDAGTIATWAWGFHRGVDLLVSQYSQSIDPSRIIAVGHSRNGKTALLAAAMDERIALAIPHQAGCGGTAPSRIPVDSKKMETVARINTHFPHWFCDNFTLFNEHPEKLPFDQHCLAALCAPRPVLFSNAVEDQWANPDGQFEMLKAADPVYRLLKVDGLGAKERPALQEPLYSRLGYFLRKGNHSMTREDWGVFLDFADIQLGKP from the coding sequence ATGTACTCGAATCTTCGGTGTTGGATTGCGTTCGGTTTATGTCTTGTCTGTCGGACGTCGGTCGGGCTTGAGTTTCCGGAATTCGCGGCACTGCCGGATCGGGCTGAGTTGCCTGATCCGCTCGTGATGCTCGACGGGACCAGGATCACAACCGCGAACGACTGGAATGAAAAGCGTCGTCCGGAATTGAAGGCGTTGTTTCAGCATTACATGTATGGGTTTTTGCCTCCCAAACCTCAGGCGATGGTGTTGGAAGAGGTGTTGTTCACGGATGATCAGTTTCTCGGTGGCAAGGCGACAATGAGTGAGTGTCGTCTGGCCTTCAAGGGGCCCGATCTGACTCACCGCATGCATGTCCTGGTTGTTGTTCCCAATCAAAGGACAAAACCTGCCCCTGTATTTCTCGCGATGAATTTCTGTGGAAATCACGCCATGGTGAATCATCCGAAGATTCATGTCCCCGAGGGCTGGGTCTACAAAAGTTGCGGCGGTCAGGTGAACGAGCGTGCCACGGAAGCGGGGCGTGGAACGCAGGCGCATGATTGGAATGTGGATCTGATCATTGAGCATGGGTATGCATTTGCGTGCTTTCGGAGCGCCGATCTTGATCCCGACACACCCGAGTTTTCGGATGGCATTGAGCCCGCGTTCTATGCGCCCGGACAAACCTCGCCCAGACCCGATGATGCCGGCACGATTGCGACATGGGCCTGGGGCTTCCATCGCGGTGTGGATCTGTTAGTGAGCCAGTATTCCCAATCGATTGATCCATCGCGAATCATCGCCGTGGGGCATTCGCGCAATGGCAAGACCGCGTTGCTAGCGGCGGCGATGGATGAACGCATCGCACTGGCGATCCCTCATCAGGCTGGTTGCGGCGGCACGGCGCCGAGTCGAATTCCGGTTGACTCCAAGAAGATGGAAACCGTTGCGCGAATCAATACGCATTTCCCTCACTGGTTTTGCGACAATTTCACGCTTTTCAATGAGCATCCCGAGAAGTTGCCGTTCGATCAGCATTGCCTGGCAGCGCTTTGCGCACCTCGTCCGGTGCTTTTCTCAAATGCCGTTGAAGATCAGTGGGCGAACCCGGATGGCCAATTCGAGATGCTCAAAGCCGCGGACCCGGTTTATCGCCTGCTGAAAGTCGATGGGCTGGGGGCAAAAGAGCGTCCGGCGTTGCAGGAGCCTCTCTATAGTCGGCTCGGTTACTTTCTGCGCAAGGGGAATCACTCCATGACTCGAGAGGACTGGGGAGTCTTTCTTGACTTCGCGGACATCCAGCTCGGAAAGCCGTAA
- a CDS encoding methyltransferase codes for MEAPIPHEIMNRMLSGYWSTQALYVAAKLGLADLLIEGPRSIDDLAQATNTHAPSLYRLLRGLASMGVFADVGNARFTLTPLAECLRSDLPGSQRALAIMGGEEHYQAWGELLYSVQTGKTSFDKLYGMPIFEFLSKNIEQAKVFDAAMVGVHGRETTAMTDAYDFSDVKVLADIGGGNGSLLTTVLTKYPHMKGILYDLPGVTERATVSLSAAGLSDRCQVMGGNFFESVPAGADAYLMRHIIHDWDDEKATTILRHVHQVLPSHGRLLVVEGVIPPGNTPCFGKLLDLTMLTLPGGKERTDDEFRTLFKSAGFHLSRIVPTSAEVSIIEGKKQ; via the coding sequence ATGGAAGCTCCGATCCCTCACGAAATCATGAACCGGATGCTGTCAGGCTACTGGTCGACCCAGGCACTTTACGTCGCCGCGAAGCTGGGTCTTGCGGACCTCTTGATTGAAGGGCCGCGCTCGATCGACGATCTTGCTCAGGCCACGAACACTCACGCTCCATCGCTTTATCGACTGCTTCGTGGACTCGCGAGCATGGGTGTGTTCGCCGATGTTGGCAATGCGCGATTTACGTTAACACCGCTGGCGGAATGCCTGCGAAGTGACCTCCCTGGATCGCAGCGTGCACTGGCAATCATGGGTGGTGAGGAACATTATCAAGCTTGGGGTGAGCTGCTTTACAGTGTGCAGACCGGTAAGACATCGTTTGACAAGCTGTACGGAATGCCCATTTTTGAGTTCCTCTCCAAGAACATTGAGCAGGCCAAAGTGTTCGATGCCGCGATGGTCGGAGTCCACGGCCGCGAGACCACGGCAATGACGGATGCATACGACTTTTCGGATGTGAAGGTCTTGGCAGATATCGGCGGAGGCAACGGCAGCCTGCTAACTACCGTCCTGACGAAGTACCCGCACATGAAAGGAATTCTCTACGATCTGCCCGGCGTGACAGAACGAGCCACAGTCAGCTTGTCGGCCGCTGGGCTATCCGACCGCTGCCAGGTGATGGGTGGCAACTTCTTCGAGTCGGTTCCCGCCGGAGCCGATGCCTATCTCATGCGTCACATCATCCATGACTGGGACGACGAAAAGGCGACCACGATCTTGCGCCATGTCCATCAAGTTCTCCCCAGCCACGGGCGCCTACTCGTCGTTGAGGGTGTGATCCCTCCGGGCAATACTCCTTGTTTCGGCAAATTGCTCGACCTCACCATGCTGACGCTTCCCGGCGGAAAGGAACGAACCGACGACGAATTCCGAACCCTTTTCAAATCGGCGGGGTTCCATCTCTCCAGAATCGTACCGACCAGTGCGGAAGTCAGTATTATTGAGGGGAAGAAGCAGTAG
- a CDS encoding Gfo/Idh/MocA family protein: MSHRVCRWGILSAANIARKNWLGIRNAENSVVTAVASRSLDKAQQFIDECQAHSSFDPKPVAVGSYEELLKRPDVDAVYIPMPTGLRKEWVIRAAEAGKHVLAEKPIGCDSAEAAEMIAACQKHKVQFMDGVMFMHSQRLNKLREAIDDGRSVGPLRRIETSFSFCGTDEFAKSNIRSSGELEPLGCLGDLGWYNIRFSLWVMNYLMPTRVSGRMLNEAKRTDSRASVPTEFSGELFFANGVTASFYCSFLTAVQQWATIAGTAGYIDVQDFVIPYFGNEVSFRVRNAGLNQVSCDFNMEDHTRRVSVPEYSNGWGNAQETNLFRNFSQLVLSGKTDNHWPDIALKTQQVLDACLKSARSNGAIVTL, encoded by the coding sequence ATGAGTCACCGAGTCTGCCGATGGGGCATTCTATCTGCCGCGAATATTGCTCGTAAGAACTGGTTGGGTATTCGGAACGCGGAAAATTCCGTCGTGACGGCCGTTGCCAGCCGAAGCCTTGATAAAGCCCAGCAGTTCATCGACGAATGTCAGGCTCATTCTTCATTTGATCCGAAGCCTGTCGCGGTGGGAAGCTACGAAGAATTGTTGAAGCGGCCCGATGTGGATGCCGTCTATATTCCGATGCCCACCGGGCTTCGCAAGGAATGGGTTATTCGTGCGGCAGAAGCGGGCAAGCATGTGCTTGCCGAAAAGCCGATTGGATGCGACTCGGCCGAAGCAGCCGAGATGATCGCTGCGTGTCAAAAGCACAAAGTTCAGTTCATGGACGGTGTGATGTTCATGCACAGTCAGCGGCTGAACAAGTTGCGCGAGGCGATCGATGACGGCCGCAGCGTCGGTCCACTGCGGCGAATCGAGACCTCGTTCAGTTTCTGCGGAACGGACGAGTTCGCAAAGAGTAACATTCGTTCAAGCGGCGAACTGGAACCACTCGGATGCCTTGGCGATCTCGGTTGGTACAACATCCGGTTTTCGCTATGGGTGATGAACTATCTGATGCCCACGCGCGTCAGCGGCCGGATGTTGAACGAAGCCAAGCGGACGGATAGTCGCGCTTCGGTGCCCACAGAGTTTTCCGGCGAGCTGTTTTTCGCGAACGGCGTGACGGCGAGCTTTTATTGCTCATTCCTGACTGCCGTGCAGCAGTGGGCAACCATTGCCGGAACGGCCGGCTATATTGATGTTCAAGATTTCGTGATTCCCTACTTCGGCAACGAAGTTTCTTTCCGCGTGCGCAATGCAGGGCTCAATCAAGTGAGCTGCGATTTCAACATGGAAGATCACACGCGACGCGTGTCCGTTCCGGAATACAGCAACGGATGGGGAAACGCACAGGAAACCAATCTGTTCCGCAATTTTTCGCAGCTTGTGCTATCGGGAAAAACCGACAATCACTGGCCCGACATCGCGCTGAAGACTCAGCAAGTTCTTGATGCCTGCTTGAAATCCGCTCGTTCCAACGGCGCGATCGTCACGCTGTAG
- a CDS encoding cytochrome P450: protein MLHTKLTIARDANEPLPVTQGRLLDFPDDPIACMRRLHAAHGSVCAMEEDGQRIYFVFGPEYNHQVLSDSNTFHSRFFAIRGGRNSSQRRLSSGLLSMNGDQHKRNRRMVMDAFMKKAILNYLPAIRIEVESMLSDWTPGNERDISRDMTDFMLRLTSSILFGLDQPQVAYKIGHMIDHWVHLNHEIGMGAFVSDPTIANRYGDLLAEANELEGQILGMIRMRKANPTGRDALSMLINAHDAEGSISEEELVGQAALMFAAAHLTTAHSLTWTLFLLAQHPSVMNGLHQELTKELDGGFPTLEQVERLSLTERVIKESMRILPASSYSQRITAVPVELGPFKLAPGAGIVFSQFITHHLPEIYSEPDTFQPDRWLTMAPSPYQYLPFGAGPRMCLGAPLAMLIMKATLPTILQRFKLTVVPNTEVSGKVISTMLGPTTSVMMRIEHQDGRFESQPVRGNIHQMVDLREIRTARRAA from the coding sequence ATGTTGCACACGAAGCTCACGATCGCCCGCGATGCGAACGAACCTCTTCCGGTCACGCAGGGGCGGCTCCTTGATTTCCCCGATGATCCAATCGCCTGTATGCGACGGTTGCACGCGGCGCATGGTTCTGTCTGCGCCATGGAAGAAGATGGCCAGCGAATCTATTTCGTGTTCGGGCCCGAGTACAATCACCAGGTCTTGAGCGATAGCAACACATTCCATTCGCGATTCTTTGCAATCCGAGGCGGACGCAATTCGTCACAGAGACGACTCAGCTCCGGCCTGCTCAGCATGAACGGAGACCAGCACAAGCGGAACCGACGAATGGTGATGGATGCCTTCATGAAGAAGGCGATTTTGAATTATTTACCAGCCATTCGTATCGAAGTGGAATCGATGTTGTCCGATTGGACGCCGGGCAACGAACGCGACATCTCGCGCGATATGACCGACTTCATGCTCCGGCTGACGAGCTCCATTCTGTTCGGACTCGATCAGCCACAGGTCGCATACAAAATTGGACATATGATCGACCATTGGGTCCACCTGAACCATGAAATCGGGATGGGAGCCTTTGTATCCGATCCAACAATCGCAAATCGATATGGCGACTTGCTGGCGGAAGCAAACGAACTTGAAGGCCAGATCCTGGGAATGATTCGGATGCGCAAAGCGAATCCCACAGGTCGAGATGCGCTGTCGATGCTGATCAACGCCCACGACGCCGAAGGAAGTATTTCCGAGGAAGAATTGGTCGGACAGGCCGCCTTAATGTTCGCCGCCGCGCACTTGACGACCGCACATTCGCTGACCTGGACCCTGTTTCTACTGGCACAGCACCCGTCCGTCATGAATGGACTGCACCAGGAACTCACGAAGGAACTCGATGGTGGGTTTCCAACACTCGAACAGGTCGAAAGGCTGTCGCTGACCGAACGCGTCATCAAAGAAAGTATGCGGATCCTTCCCGCGTCATCGTATTCTCAACGAATTACCGCGGTTCCGGTGGAACTGGGACCATTTAAACTTGCGCCCGGCGCGGGAATTGTCTTCAGCCAATTCATCACGCACCACCTACCGGAAATCTACTCTGAACCGGACACATTTCAGCCGGACCGCTGGCTGACAATGGCCCCATCGCCCTACCAGTACCTGCCCTTTGGAGCGGGACCAAGAATGTGCCTGGGGGCACCACTGGCAATGCTGATCATGAAAGCGACGCTGCCGACCATCTTGCAGCGGTTCAAGTTGACGGTCGTTCCAAATACCGAAGTGAGCGGAAAGGTCATCTCGACCATGCTGGGACCGACAACCAGCGTGATGATGCGAATCGAGCATCAAGATGGCCGATTTGAGAGCCAGCCTGTTCGCGGAAACATCCATCAGATGGTTGACCTGCGCGAAATCAGGACCGCACGCCGAGCCGCTTGA
- the nrdR gene encoding transcriptional regulator NrdR, translating to MMCPFCRHEDTSVIDSRASQQFVIRRRRKCLGCERRFTTYEKIEESPLKVVKKDGTRVPFQREKIKAGLEKACYKRPISDETLETIISEIEGNLYEQFDREVPSREIGEKVMESLRHLDHVAFVRFASVYREFQDVNDFVEELQPILRGDSPR from the coding sequence ATGATGTGTCCATTTTGCCGTCATGAAGACACAAGCGTGATCGACTCGCGTGCCAGCCAACAGTTTGTCATCCGTCGCCGCCGAAAATGCCTGGGATGTGAGCGGCGTTTTACCACCTACGAAAAGATTGAAGAGTCACCGCTGAAGGTCGTCAAGAAGGACGGAACTCGCGTTCCCTTCCAGCGAGAAAAGATCAAAGCCGGATTGGAAAAGGCTTGCTACAAACGGCCGATCAGCGATGAAACGCTCGAAACGATCATCTCCGAAATTGAAGGGAATCTTTACGAGCAATTTGATCGTGAAGTTCCGTCTCGCGAGATCGGTGAAAAGGTGATGGAATCGCTGCGGCATCTCGACCATGTGGCGTTCGTGCGGTTCGCTTCGGTCTATCGCGAGTTCCAGGACGTCAACGATTTCGTCGAAGAACTTCAGCCCATTCTTCGCGGTGACTCCCCGCGATAA
- a CDS encoding STAS domain-containing protein, with protein sequence MQSVSALEVYQAGELTVIGFGGREVLDDMNVADCRDELVELIRENNCQVLAFDLTRVRLIPSGLLGLLASIRKQGVEVHLYNPSADIREVLEITKLDQVLQLHDLDVAV encoded by the coding sequence ATGCAAAGTGTTTCAGCGCTGGAGGTTTACCAGGCGGGAGAACTCACCGTCATTGGGTTTGGGGGACGGGAAGTCCTTGACGACATGAATGTGGCGGACTGCCGCGATGAACTAGTTGAATTGATTCGTGAAAACAATTGTCAGGTGCTTGCGTTCGATTTGACACGCGTGAGATTAATTCCGAGCGGCCTTCTGGGGCTCTTGGCTTCGATTCGCAAACAAGGCGTCGAAGTCCACTTGTACAACCCCTCGGCCGACATCCGTGAAGTGCTTGAAATCACAAAGCTTGATCAAGTCCTGCAGTTGCATGACTTGGATGTGGCAGTCTGA
- a CDS encoding alpha/beta hydrolase family esterase: protein MSTRVSLVVVAMLSIAATAGPAACQDRPTLRVADEKTSEPLLPGDHWRKLSVGKLTRTAAVHVPVTYDRKVPTPVVLALHGVAMSGPIMAAFSGLNETSDRKGFVVVYPNGTGSGPVLTWNAGGFVKGVSSQADDVGFIRQLLDDLATVVNIDQNRVYACGMSNGAMMCYRLASELSDRIAAIAPVAGTMAIGNREPDRAVSVIHFHGTRDTLVPFETEGIKQMPWLRLKSVEESIRTWAKTNRCDVQPAISDLLSKEGDELTVTRRRYGPGVEGTEVVLVTVTDGGHTWPGQVPPVELLGKSAMNISANELIWAFFQQHPLK, encoded by the coding sequence ATGTCGACAAGAGTGTCTCTGGTTGTCGTGGCCATGTTGAGTATCGCGGCGACTGCCGGGCCTGCGGCTTGTCAGGATAGGCCGACATTGCGCGTGGCTGATGAGAAAACGAGCGAGCCACTGTTGCCCGGAGACCATTGGCGCAAGTTGTCGGTTGGAAAGCTTACCCGGACTGCGGCTGTGCATGTCCCGGTAACCTACGATCGAAAAGTGCCAACGCCCGTCGTACTGGCCTTGCACGGCGTCGCGATGAGTGGCCCGATCATGGCCGCATTTAGCGGGCTCAACGAGACTTCGGATCGAAAAGGATTCGTGGTCGTCTATCCCAACGGAACCGGATCAGGGCCGGTCTTGACCTGGAACGCCGGTGGTTTTGTGAAAGGAGTTTCGAGTCAGGCTGACGATGTCGGGTTTATTCGGCAGTTGCTGGACGATTTGGCAACCGTCGTCAACATCGATCAGAACCGCGTTTATGCATGTGGCATGAGTAACGGCGCCATGATGTGTTACCGCCTTGCCTCGGAATTGTCGGATCGCATCGCCGCCATTGCTCCGGTTGCGGGCACAATGGCCATCGGCAACCGCGAGCCCGATCGCGCGGTGTCTGTGATTCACTTTCATGGGACTCGCGACACGCTGGTCCCTTTCGAGACGGAGGGCATCAAGCAGATGCCCTGGTTGCGTCTGAAATCTGTGGAAGAATCGATCCGGACATGGGCCAAAACGAATCGATGCGATGTTCAGCCCGCGATCAGCGATCTGTTGTCAAAAGAAGGGGACGAGTTGACGGTCACGCGGCGGCGGTATGGGCCTGGGGTTGAGGGGACAGAAGTGGTCCTGGTCACCGTCACGGACGGTGGGCATACGTGGCCGGGGCAGGTTCCACCCGTCGAATTACTGGGAAAATCCGCGATGAATATCTCGGCAAATGAACTGATCTGGGCATTTTTCCAGCAGCATCCGCTGAAATGA
- the thiC gene encoding phosphomethylpyrimidine synthase: MSIDSHTITYTLPPLGENPSSTAQGTTPGSFAQRPALKPGRAGALTFASPDTPGMPVASEKTAWDFMPADWVLKPGFGAGEGCQSYEQADAWLPPAGFVPVTQLESARRGIITPEMKRVAEREPHLTAEQVRDEVAAGRMVIPANRVHLQHLLDPMAIGRASKTKVNANMGASPVSSSTDEEVEKLKWAERWGADTVMDLSTGGDLNACREAIVKNSTVPIGTVPIYSMIIGRRIEQLTTEIILESLRQQAAQGVDYFTIHAGVLREHLSFVKKRLIGIVSRGGSLLAKWMLVHGKQNPMYDHWEEICEIMREYDVTFSIGDGLRPGGLADATDQAQLAELVTLGELTERAWRTGVQVMVEGPGHVPFDQIEYNMKLQRQLCHGAPFYVLGPLVTDIFPGYDHITSCIGATAAGYHGAAMLCYVTPKEHLGLPKKDDVKQGCIAYKIAAHAADVALGIPGSRDRDDELTKARAALNWEKHFELSFDPDTARAYHDEDLDVDTDFCAMCGHDWCSVRISKEIVEFTSGKDDLYQWDKAKVTAALTPEQQEILEKRGVLSPDEIHRLAAKTKKVMAATSDEKASCHSDYVDPETAQALQEKQPGLVEVTLP; this comes from the coding sequence ATGTCCATCGACTCACATACGATTACCTATACGCTTCCTCCTTTGGGAGAAAACCCCTCGTCAACTGCTCAGGGCACGACGCCAGGAAGTTTTGCTCAGCGGCCTGCATTGAAGCCTGGCCGCGCTGGCGCACTGACCTTTGCGTCGCCGGATACGCCCGGAATGCCCGTTGCCTCCGAGAAAACGGCTTGGGATTTCATGCCCGCTGATTGGGTTTTGAAGCCCGGGTTTGGAGCGGGCGAAGGCTGTCAGAGTTATGAGCAAGCGGATGCCTGGTTGCCACCGGCCGGATTTGTCCCTGTGACGCAGCTTGAGTCGGCGCGACGCGGAATCATTACGCCTGAAATGAAACGCGTAGCCGAGCGAGAGCCCCATCTCACGGCAGAACAGGTCCGCGATGAAGTCGCGGCGGGGCGCATGGTCATTCCCGCGAACAGGGTTCACTTGCAGCATTTGCTTGATCCGATGGCGATCGGACGTGCCTCGAAGACGAAGGTGAATGCCAATATGGGGGCTTCGCCGGTGTCGTCGAGCACCGACGAGGAAGTCGAAAAGTTGAAATGGGCCGAGCGGTGGGGGGCAGATACCGTCATGGATCTGTCAACAGGCGGTGATCTGAATGCCTGCCGGGAAGCGATCGTGAAAAACAGCACCGTGCCGATTGGGACCGTGCCGATTTATTCCATGATCATCGGTCGCCGCATCGAACAACTGACGACGGAAATCATTCTGGAATCATTGCGCCAACAGGCGGCGCAGGGCGTTGACTACTTCACGATTCACGCAGGCGTGCTTCGTGAACATCTTTCGTTTGTGAAAAAGCGTTTGATCGGAATTGTCAGTCGCGGCGGATCACTTCTGGCTAAGTGGATGCTCGTTCATGGCAAGCAGAATCCCATGTATGACCATTGGGAAGAAATCTGTGAGATCATGCGTGAGTACGACGTCACGTTCTCGATTGGTGATGGTCTCAGACCCGGAGGCCTGGCGGATGCGACTGATCAGGCTCAGTTGGCGGAACTCGTCACGCTCGGTGAACTCACAGAGCGTGCCTGGCGCACGGGTGTGCAGGTCATGGTCGAGGGGCCGGGGCATGTTCCGTTCGACCAAATCGAATACAACATGAAGCTGCAGAGGCAGTTGTGCCACGGCGCCCCGTTCTATGTCCTTGGCCCTCTGGTGACGGATATTTTCCCCGGTTACGACCATATCACGAGTTGCATCGGTGCGACGGCCGCCGGTTACCACGGCGCGGCCATGTTGTGCTATGTCACTCCGAAAGAGCATTTGGGGCTGCCGAAGAAAGACGACGTAAAGCAGGGCTGCATCGCCTATAAGATCGCGGCCCATGCTGCCGACGTGGCGTTGGGGATTCCCGGCTCGCGCGATCGGGACGACGAACTGACGAAGGCTCGTGCTGCACTCAATTGGGAAAAGCACTTTGAGCTCAGCTTTGATCCCGATACGGCTCGCGCTTATCACGATGAGGATCTGGACGTTGATACCGATTTCTGTGCCATGTGCGGCCACGATTGGTGCAGCGTCCGCATCAGTAAAGAAATCGTTGAGTTCACTTCGGGTAAGGATGATCTCTATCAGTGGGACAAGGCCAAGGTGACCGCGGCCCTGACACCCGAGCAACAAGAAATCCTCGAGAAGCGAGGTGTGCTCAGTCCGGACGAAATTCATCGTCTTGCTGCGAAGACGAAAAAGGTGATGGCTGCCACCTCGGATGAAAAGGCTTCGTGTCACAGCGACTATGTCGATCCAGAGACGGCGCAGGCGCTCCAGGAAAAGCAACCGGGGCTCGTCGAAGTGACGCTGCCTTAG